Within archaeon BMS3Bbin15, the genomic segment CTGGAATAAGAGCAGGAAGTGATACATCTCATCTTGCTATTCTTGGTTATGACCCTTTCAAGGTTTACACTGGTAGAGGTCCTTTCGAAGCTTCTGGCATGGGTATTGAACTAACTGGAGGAGATGTTGCCTTCAGATGTAACTTTGCAACTGTTGATAACAATCTCATAGTAAAGGACAGAAGAGCAGGAAGAATTGAGAATACAGAGGAGCTGGAAAAGGCAATAACAGAAAAGGTTAAACTTGAAGTTGACTATGAATTTAAATCCATCAAATACAGGGCTGCACTTGTTCTTAAAGGAAAGGGTCTTAGCAGTGAGGTCAGTGATACAGACCCCCACGAATCTGGAGTCGAAGTTAAAAAGCCCGAAGCTTTAAAAAAGGAAGCAGAGAAAACTGCAGAGCTTCTATGGGACTTCTCCATAAAGGCACATAAAGTGCTCAAAGAACATCCTATCAATAAAAATAGAGAACTACCTGCTAATTTTCTTCTGGTAAGAGGGGGAGGTATTACCCCCGAACTCAGAAGCTTTAAGGAAAAATACAATCTCAATGCTGCCTGTATAGCAACCACAGCGATAATAAAGGGTATAACAAAGCTGGCAGGTTTTGATATGATTGAGGCAGAAGCTGACTACTCAGCAAGAATATCTCAGGCAATTGATGCTCTGAATACCAGAGACCTTGTGCTTATAAATATCAAAGAAGCAGATGAGGCTGGGCATGATAATAAACCTGAGGAAAAGATTAGAGTTATTGAAAAGCTTGACAGGTCTATGGATAGACTTCTGGAATTTGTCAGGGAGAACTATCTTGTTGTTCTCCCAGACCATTCAACACCCTGCAGTGTTGGAGAACATACGGGCGATACTGTACCTGTGCTCATAGCTGGGCCAGAGGTTAGAAGTGACAGCGTTGAGAAATTTGACGAGAGGAGCACCACACTGGGTGGACTAGGTAGAATAAGGGCAAAGGATATAATGCCCATCATTCTGGATTTAATAAACAAAAGCCATAAGTTCGGGGCATAGACATGAAGGCTTTAATTCTTGCAGCCGGACAGGGGAAAAGACTTGAACCTCTTACTGAAACTCAACCAAAGGTGATGCTCCCTCTTGTCGGTAAACCTTTACTAGAGCACCTTCTCATAGAAGTTAAAAGGGCCGGCATCAGAGAAGTTTCTATTCTTGTTGGTTACTGTGGAGATGATATAAAAAGTTATTTTGGTAACGGCTCTGCAATTGGACTTGAAATAACCTATCTTGAACAGAAAGAACTTCTTGGTACTGCACATGCAATTGTAAAAAGCAACTTCACTGAAGACTTTCTTGTTCTCAATGGCGATACTCTTGTTCTTAGCAGTGATATTAAAAAAATAATGAAAGCTCACTCAGGCAATGCCACAATAGCAGTGAAATTATCAAAAAACCCTGAACTTTATGGTGTAGTCGAAGTTGATAAAAATATTGTGAAGAACCTGCAGGAAAAACCTGAAAAGCCAGAAAGCAACCTGATAAGCACTGGTATTTATGCCTTCTCAACCGAAATTTACAGTGCCATAGAGAAAACAGGACTTTCACAGAGAGGCGAATATGAAATAACCGACAGTATAAAAATTTTGATGGAGAGTGGTGATGTTACAGCAGTTGAGATTGAAAACTTTTTTGATATAGGTTCACCATGGAGTTATCTTGAGGCCAATGCAGAGCTTCTTGATAAGGCTGAGGGGAAAATTACAGGCAGAGTGGAGGAAAATGTTACAATTAATGGAAAGCTTATCCTCGAAGAAGGGGCTGTAATAAAATCAGGTAGCTACATTGAAGGGCCAGTTTATATTGGCGAGGAAAGTTCTGTCGGTCCAAATACATACCTGAGGAGTTTTGCAACAGTAGGGAAAAGGTGCAGAATAGGTATGAGTACAGAAATAAAAAATACAATTATCATGGATAAAACTAATGTGCCACACTTGAGTTATCTTGGCGACAGTATTGTCGGAAGGGATTGCAACTTCGGGGCAGGTGCCAAAATAGGAAATCTAAGGCTTGATAATTCAAATGTCAAAGTAGATATTAAGGGAAAACTCGTAGATACTGGCAGAAGAAAATTCGGAGCTATAATTGGAGATAATGTTAAACTTGGTCTGAATGTTATGATAAACTCTGGAAGAAAGATAGGCTCAGGCTCAAAAATAGGGCCCGGGGTGATAGTTTACAGAGATATACCCAGAGGAAGTACGGTTATTGCAGAACAGAAAATAAAATTCAGATAATACTCAAATTAATTTACGGATACAAAGGAAAATTTAATATATATTCATGAAGAAGATGTTTGATATGGGAACGAGTTTGACTATAATCTCAAGAAAGGGAGGTGTAGGAAGAACCTTTATTTCTGTAAATCTCGCCTTTGCTATAGCAACTCTGGGAAAAAAAGTCCTTTTAATTGATGGAAATATTGAGCAGCCCAATGTGGGACTGGCTATGAATATTGATTCTTCTGAAGCCACAATTCATCATTATCTGGCCGGAAAGAAGGAATTGGACGAGGTTATATCAAAATATGAAGGTATTGATGTAATTTATGGAAATATTGAATTTCAATCTTTGAGTGAGAGTGATATAGATACAGAAAAATTCAATGATATTATTAAAAAGCTTGTTGACGAATATGATGTGATAGTGATTGATTCTCCTTCAGGCTGCGACACGATTCTTGCACCCTTCCAGTCCCAGGAAAATGCTCTTGTTGTTGTAACACCCAATATTCTAAGTGTTGTGGATGGTATGCGTGCCAAAAATATATCAAAGAAGCTTGGTAGTAAAATTCTTGGTGTTGTTGTAAACAATACAGCACAGAAGAAGTATCTCACAAATGAAAATATAGAGTTTGCTCTCAATTCAAAAGTTCTTGAGGAGATACCCTATGAAGAAAAGGTTGAAACTTCTCTGGCTATGGGAGAGCCTCTGATTTTGAAGTATCCCACTACCACAGCTGCTAAAAAGATAATAGACCTTGCACACATTCTGATAGGTGTGGCTGACAAATAAAAGCCAGAAGCTGGATATATATTTAAATTTTATAACGATAGAGCTTTAAGAACATCTATGGAATTCTCTCTTGGAGTTACAACAAGCATGCCCCTGAAACATTCGATAAAGCTGCTAAGAATAGCTGAAGAAAAGGATTTTTCAAGGGTTTTTGTGGGTGAAGACATACTATCAAGGGAGATATTCACATACCTTTCTATTTTTGCAAATGAGTCCAGGCTTCCAGTAGCTTCTGGCATACTCAGCCCATATGTGAGAAGCCTTGTTTTGATAGCCAGTGGCTCGGCAGGGCTTCAGCTCATAACTAACAATAAATTTACTCTGGGTATAGGTGCAGGGGGTATAACAGAAGTTGAGACGCTCACAGGAGAGGCTCCGGACAAAGCCAGCGAAGTGCTCAGAGAAACTGCCGAGGTTATAAGAGCTATTTTCAGAGGTGAGAGAGTAAGTTATGAAGGAAGAAAAGCCTGCCTCAGAGGCTATAGTTTAAGAATAAAAAGTGTGAAAGTTCCTGAAATTTACTTTGGGGTGAGAGGAAGAGAACTCCTTGCCCTTGCCGGCGAGGTTGCAGATGGAGTTATATTTTCTGCACCGAGAAGTTATCTTAAAGAGGCTCTTAAAATTGTGAGAAAATCAGCAGAAACGCATGGTAAACGTTTTGATGAGATAAAAAAAGTACTGTGGAATCCTGTGGCTTTTGAGAACAGTAAAAGGGCAAGAGTAATTGTTGCCACAATGCTGGTTAGCACTCCAGAATACATACTGAAAAGCACAGGTCTGGCTGAAGAGGCTATAAAAATAAGAAAGGCTCTGGAGAGGAGCAGCTATGATAAGGCTTCAAAACTGGTTAGCAGAAAGGCTTTAGACGAATACTGTATTACCGGGAATATTGCTGATATTAAAGACGATTTCGAATATCTCGCAAAAGAGGGGTTTCAGGAGTTTGTAATCTCCCCTATAACCGGAGATATGAATCTTTCAGGGTGGTAAAATGGACTTCAGCATTAATTTCAATGGCGACCTTGAAATAGAGAAAGCAGGGAGAAGAGCAGCCGAAGCCGAAAAGCTGGGTTTCAGCCATATCTGGGTGGGTGAGAGCAGAGCACTAATCCATCCTTTTCCTATTCTTACCGCTCTTACATCGGCCACATATAAGGTAACCATGGGCACAGGAATAATATCAGCCCTTGGAAACAGGTGCTTTCATATAACCAAAGCCTTTCTTACACTGAAGGAAATATATGGAGAGCGCTTCATAGCAGGAATTGCACCCGGAGATGTTCATGGTCTCAGAGTTGAGTGTATAGCGACAAAGCCTGTAATGAAAAGGCTGGAGTACTGTATTTCAAAAATAAAGGGAACCGTACCTGTATACATAGGAGCTTCTGGTCCGAAATTGATAGAGCTTGCAAGTGTCAGGGCAGAAGGCATAATACTCAACTATATCAATCCAGAATATTTAAAGTGGGCTTTAAAACACAGAAAGAAGAGAGTTTATACTGTTGCCATAGCACCTGCACTAATTTTACCTGACAGTAAAAATGAGAGTGAACTGCTCTATGCAGCAGGTGTTGTGGCAGCCGGTGCCAATCAGACCTTTCTGGAAGAACATGGAATCTATGAGGAGGCCTTTGAAGTAAGAAAAAAAGTTATAAGAAATAATTTCAAAGCTCTTAAAGAGCATAAGGATTTTCTTCTTGAAAACTTTACCCTTTCAGGAACCTATGAAGAAGTTTTTAAAAAGATTAAAGAGATTGAGAAGCTTGGCATTGACCAGATAATTCTCGGCTCTCCTTTCAACAAATCA encodes:
- a CDS encoding cofactor-independent phosphoglycerate mutase, which produces MKAIILVIDGLADRPVKALNYKTPLEASDRNNLNALAEKGITGILDPISPGIRAGSDTSHLAILGYDPFKVYTGRGPFEASGMGIELTGGDVAFRCNFATVDNNLIVKDRRAGRIENTEELEKAITEKVKLEVDYEFKSIKYRAALVLKGKGLSSEVSDTDPHESGVEVKKPEALKKEAEKTAELLWDFSIKAHKVLKEHPINKNRELPANFLLVRGGGITPELRSFKEKYNLNAACIATTAIIKGITKLAGFDMIEAEADYSARISQAIDALNTRDLVLINIKEADEAGHDNKPEEKIRVIEKLDRSMDRLLEFVRENYLVVLPDHSTPCSVGEHTGDTVPVLIAGPEVRSDSVEKFDERSTTLGGLGRIRAKDIMPIILDLINKSHKFGA
- the glmU_2 gene encoding bifunctional protein GlmU, which gives rise to MKALILAAGQGKRLEPLTETQPKVMLPLVGKPLLEHLLIEVKRAGIREVSILVGYCGDDIKSYFGNGSAIGLEITYLEQKELLGTAHAIVKSNFTEDFLVLNGDTLVLSSDIKKIMKAHSGNATIAVKLSKNPELYGVVEVDKNIVKNLQEKPEKPESNLISTGIYAFSTEIYSAIEKTGLSQRGEYEITDSIKILMESGDVTAVEIENFFDIGSPWSYLEANAELLDKAEGKITGRVEENVTINGKLILEEGAVIKSGSYIEGPVYIGEESSVGPNTYLRSFATVGKRCRIGMSTEIKNTIIMDKTNVPHLSYLGDSIVGRDCNFGAGAKIGNLRLDNSNVKVDIKGKLVDTGRRKFGAIIGDNVKLGLNVMINSGRKIGSGSKIGPGVIVYRDIPRGSTVIAEQKIKFR
- the minD_8 gene encoding septum site-determining protein MinD; its protein translation is MGTSLTIISRKGGVGRTFISVNLAFAIATLGKKVLLIDGNIEQPNVGLAMNIDSSEATIHHYLAGKKELDEVISKYEGIDVIYGNIEFQSLSESDIDTEKFNDIIKKLVDEYDVIVIDSPSGCDTILAPFQSQENALVVVTPNILSVVDGMRAKNISKKLGSKILGVVVNNTAQKKYLTNENIEFALNSKVLEEIPYEEKVETSLAMGEPLILKYPTTTAAKKIIDLAHILIGVADK
- the fgd1 gene encoding F420-dependent glucose-6-phosphate dehydrogenase, producing the protein MEFSLGVTTSMPLKHSIKLLRIAEEKDFSRVFVGEDILSREIFTYLSIFANESRLPVASGILSPYVRSLVLIASGSAGLQLITNNKFTLGIGAGGITEVETLTGEAPDKASEVLRETAEVIRAIFRGERVSYEGRKACLRGYSLRIKSVKVPEIYFGVRGRELLALAGEVADGVIFSAPRSYLKEALKIVRKSAETHGKRFDEIKKVLWNPVAFENSKRARVIVATMLVSTPEYILKSTGLAEEAIKIRKALERSSYDKASKLVSRKALDEYCITGNIADIKDDFEYLAKEGFQEFVISPITGDMNLSGW
- a CDS encoding methylenetetrahydromethanopterin reductase, which translates into the protein MDFSINFNGDLEIEKAGRRAAEAEKLGFSHIWVGESRALIHPFPILTALTSATYKVTMGTGIISALGNRCFHITKAFLTLKEIYGERFIAGIAPGDVHGLRVECIATKPVMKRLEYCISKIKGTVPVYIGASGPKLIELASVRAEGIILNYINPEYLKWALKHRKKRVYTVAIAPALILPDSKNESELLYAAGVVAAGANQTFLEEHGIYEEAFEVRKKVIRNNFKALKEHKDFLLENFTLSGTYEEVFKKIKEIEKLGIDQIILGSPFNKSEKFREVENIIRALK